Proteins encoded in a region of the Trichosurus vulpecula isolate mTriVul1 chromosome 9, mTriVul1.pri, whole genome shotgun sequence genome:
- the LOC118832149 gene encoding sericin 1-like — MGNSTILGITTTGTTTKGTNATTETTVGNNATTENNGTPGNSSTRGNSVTTESNGTSDNSSNTLGHNITSGTKHILGSNAITGSNATTETKISEIRSIMGKNIVAGMRTTLGNQAQGTNSITASTTATGINVLGSKTSEINASMGNNVTIRIQAPQSNSILGNTTDSQIPESSATWGNSSTIENQATENSGILGSSSSTCNQTTQSSDILGSNAITPENVSVGNASSESVSMGNNGSLGISTHSGNNTPMETSAPTENKTLENIITENNTAVGNSFTTGNNSATPGNKLTTENHDMSGNKIFENVSLGTVSTENNVSLGISEDTLGTSATTGIQVSGTSATMGSANTGSKALGNSTIPLEDDTPCRGTGINETALCGGEPSSGESTEDISLREFICNKLNDSACHLITMKALWTIMLQGRLDFKDTASLHWWFQVLLRRFLVSLSREDLRCLPLGTLGCEQYQAM, encoded by the exons ATGGGGAACAGCACTATCCTGGGGATTACTACAACAGGGACTACCACCAAAGGGACCAACGCCACTACAGAGACCACCGTGGGGAACAATGCCACCACAGAGAACAATGGTACCCCGGGCAACAGCTCCACTCGGGGGAACAGTGTCACCACGGAGAGCAACGGCACCTCGGACAACAGCAGCAACACCTTGGGCCACAACATCACCTCAGGGACCAAACATATCTTGGGGAGCAACGCAATCACAGGGAGCAATGCTACCACAGAGACCAAAATCTCGGAGATCCGCAGTATCATGGGGAAGAATATCGTCGCAGGGATGCGTACTACCCTGGGGAACCAAGCCCAGGGGACCAACAGTATCACGGCGAGCACTACCGCCACAGGGATCAATGTCCTGGGGAGCAAAACCTCAGAGATCAACGCTTCCATGGGGAACAATGTCACTATCAGGATTCAGGCCCCGCAGAGCAACAGTATCTTGGGGAATACCACCGACAGCCAAATCCCGGAAAGCAGCGCTACCTGGGGGAACAGTTCCACCATCGAGAACCAAGCCACGGAGAACAGCGGTATCCTGGGGAGCAGTTCCAGCACATGCAACCAAACCACACAGAGCAGCGATATCTTGGGGAGCAACGCCATCACTCCGGAGAACGTTTCCGTGGGGAACGCCTCCTCGGAGAGCGTCTCCATGGGAAACAACGGTTCGCTGGGGATCAGCACCCACTCTGGGAACAACACCCCCATGGAGACCAGCGCCCCCACAGAGAACAAAACCCTGGAGAATATCATCACAGAGAACAATACTGCCGTGGGGAACAGTTTCACCACAGGGAACAACAGTGCCACCCCGGGGAACAAGCTTACCACAGAGAACCACGACATGTCGGGGAACAAAATTTTCGAGAACGTCAGCCTGGGGACCGTCTCTACAGAGAACAATGTCTCCTTGGGGATCAGCGAAGACACCTTGGGGACCAGTGCTACCACAGGGATTCAAGTCTCGGGGACCAGTGCTACCATGGGGAGCGCCAACACAGGGAGCAAAGCCTTGGGGAACAGTACCATCCCTTTGGAGGACGACACCCCG TGCCGGGGCACTGGGATAAACG aaACAGCACTGTGCGGTGGTGAGCCCAG CTCTGGAGAAAGTACAGAAGACATCAGCCTAAGGGAGTTTATCTGCAACAAG CTGAATGACTCTGCCTGCCATTTGATCACTATGAAGGCTTTGTGGACCATTATGCTACAAGGACGCCTGGATTTTAAGGACACCGCATCCCTGCACTGGTGGTTCCAGGTTCTCCTCCGGCGCTTTCTGGTATCATTGTCCAGAGAAGATCTACGATGCCTCCCCCTCGGTACCCTAGGCTGTGAACAATACCAGGCCATGTAG